Within the Staphylococcus argenteus genome, the region TAACTAAATAATTACGAATGCTGTCATTAATTGTTTCAACGGCTTGATGCTTTTGTTCGAGCTTCTTGATCAATTTTTTATCGTCTTTTGTAATTTCGCGAATGTCTTCAAACATTGATAAGACAATCTGACCCACATTTTGTAATTCTTTTTGAGTTTCTTGTAATGCAACACCAGGTGCGTGATAAACAAGATCTTTGTTTAAGTGCTGAGGTTTATAGTCATCAGCAATATCTTTTCCTGGGACAAGCTTTGTAACTATCCATGCTAAACCTGCTACAAATGGTAATTGAATCAAAGTATTTGTTATGTTGAAGATACCATGTGATACTGCAATCGTCATCGCTGGTTTTAAGTGCCATACATCTTGTAACAAACTAATCAAATGAATCACAACTGGCAAGAAAATTGTGAAGATAATTACTCCGATTAAGTTAAAGATGACGTGTACAAGCGCCGCACGTTTTGCAGCGATTGAGCCGGCTAAACTAGCTAAGATAGCTGTAATCGTTGTACCAATATTATCTCCTAGTAACACAGGGATTGCTGCATTTAAACTAATTAAATCTTGTTGATAAAATTCTTGCAAAATACCAATCGTCGCACTTGAACTTTGAACTAGTGCTGTTAACCCTGCGCCGACAATGACAGCAAGTATTGGATTTGATGACATATCAAGCATTAATTGCTTAAATCCATCTAATGATGCTAAAGGTTTAACGGCATCACCCATAAATTCTAGACCGAAGAATAGAGAACCGAAACCGAATAGTATACGCCCAATGTTATTGATTTTAGAGCGTTTAAAGAAAAAGATTAAAAATGCACCTAATGCTAAAATTGGCATTGCATATTCGCCTAAATCTATACCAATAATAAATGCAGTTACCGTGGTACCGATATTTGCACCCATTATCACGCCAATGGCCTGTTTTAAAGTCATAAATCCAGCTGTGACAAGTCCGATTGTGATAACTGTCGTGCCTGAACTACTTTGTATTAAAATAGTTACAACGATACCTGCAATAACACCTAATACTGGATTTGATGTAAATTTGTTTAAAATATCTCGTAGTCTGTCTCCTGCTGATGCTTGAAGTCCGTCTCCCATGATTTTTAAGCCGTATAGGAAAATACCTAGACCACCTAAAAAGGAGAAAATGACTTCTGTAACCGACATTTCCATTATTTCACCTCAAATAAGCTTTATATGTCGATTATCGCTTATAATTGTAAATTTAATGTTAAGATTAGGTAAAATTATTTAACAATATATGTTATTTGTATATGACTTGTAAAATATCGCCACTTATTATGTAAATTTTCAGTGTGAAATGGCAAGTTTGCAATCACTTGTTTAATAAAATGATGCAATCAATCATGCAATTATGTTTCATCAAAAAAATCATGTGAGTGGGATAAAGAAATAAAGTTTGTGAACATATCATTTCTATCCCACTCCATGATTTGAAATCACCATATAGACTTATTTAATGTGCCTCGTTATAATAATTTGTGTTCTTTTAATAAAGTCTCAATGTACGTACCTTTTACTTTTTTAAGGAATCCTGCTAATGCGAGTTTTTGCATTTTCGAATCTTTAGTAATCTCGCGTAAATCTTGATGGTCATTCAGTTCGTATACGGCATCCATTAAGACGCGAAGATCAAATGGACTATTGATGACTTCTGGAATGCCACGATCGATATTTAATAATTGATAAACAGCTTCCATTGCAGTACGAACAGAATATTCTGTTGTAAATACAGTGTCACGTTCTGTTTCTGCAAAGTTACCAATAAATGCTAAGTTCTGCGATTGATGTGGGACGACTAAAGGTCTGTCGCCGATAGCACGCGTCATGAAATAAGAGGTAATATATGGCATATAAACAGGAATCGTATTAGATGCATGTTTTGCCAAGTCTTCAATTTTGTCAGTTGGTACACCTAAGTGATACAGCCATTCTTGACATATTTCATTACCACTACATTCTGTGATTGGCTTTTTAATATAATCGCCGTTTACATCTGAATATAAGGCATAAATCCATGTAGATATTTCATTTTCAGGTTGTTCTTTAAATTGTTGCTGACGATTGATTGTAAAACTGATTTGCCATGCAGAATCATTGATTGTAATAATACCGCCAGTAACCGTTTTGCCTGCAAGTGGGTCACGTTTACAAATACTTTCTATAATACCGATAATCTCTTTATTGTTTGTTGTCGATGTTGCTGAAACAAACCAACTTTTTTGAGGAATATTTTGGCAAAACTTATCAGGATTACCAAATTCAGGACTTTGTCGTGCTAAATTTTTCCATAGTGTCCAACTACCACCTAATTCGTCAGTTGGTGGCGCTGGTGTATCATTATCACCATACGTAGAGCTTTCCGTAATACTACCGTTTGTCACAAAGACAAGATCGTTTGCACTAAGTTTAATTGATTCTGCATTACCATTACGGTGAATTAATATTTCTCGGGCAATTTTTTGACTTGTCGTAACATCTACTTTGATGTCTTCAACTTTTACATCGTATTCAAATTGAACGCCATGTGATTTTAAATATTCAACCATAGGTAATACTAAAGATTCATACTGATTATATTTAGTGAATTTTAAAGCTGAAAAGTCTGCGAGACCACCAATATGATGAACGAATCGCATTAGATAGCGACGCATCTCCATAGCAGAGTGCCACGGTTCAAATGCAAACATTGTTTTCCAGTAAATCCAAAAATTTGACTTAAAGAAGTCATTAGAAAATACATCTGTGATTTTGACATCGTCTAAATCTTCTTCATTCATTAAGCATAAGTCTAAAATTTCTTTAATCGCTTTTTTGGTCAAAGTGAAGTCTCCATCTGTGACTAAACGTTGACCCTGTTTCTCAATAACGCGACAGCGAGAATAGTTAGGGTCTTATTTGTTTAGCCAATAGAATTCATCCAATACAGACGCGTTATCGATTTCTAAAGAAGGGATAGATCTGAATAAATCCCACAAACATTCAAAGTGGTTCTCCATTTCACGACCACCTCGGACAACATAGCCTTTTAAAGGCATATTTTCACCATCAAGACTACCGCCTGCTTTAGGTAACTCTTCTAAAATATGAATCTTCGAACCTTCCATCTGACCATCCCTTATTAAAAAACAAGCTGCAGCAAGTGAAGCTAACCCAGACCCGATTAAGTAAGCAGATTTGTTTTCTACATTTTCAGGTTTTTTAGGGCGCGCAAATGCTTCATAATTTCCATAACTGTAATACATATCCACCAAGTCCTTTCGTATTAGAATACACTCAGACTATACCCCTTTGTGAATTGCAAATATTAGTATTTATATTGGTAAATATGACGAAATTAGATCATTTTTATATTTTTTATTTTTAAAATTTTATCACTCGAATGTTTTTGGATTCTGAGGTGCGGGAATTGGAATAATTATGCATTTTGAAAGAAGTTACTTAAACTAACGCCTAGTAGAGTGATAAGTCCACCTATAATAGCAAGGGTTGTTGGTAGCTCGTCTAATAATAGATAAGATAATAATAAAGAAACAATAGGTGTTAAATAAAGAGACATTGTTGCATCAGAGACACCAACTGACTTCACGATATAAGCAAGCAAAATGTATGGAATTATAGTAGGGAATATAGCTAAATAAAGTACCGATACTATTGATGTAAAAGTGGCGCCGTGTATATCGTTGATGATTTCAGGAATAAAAATAAGCATAAATGGTGAGCTTGCCATTATTGTATATAGTGTGAAAGCGATGAAGCCGTATTTTTCTATGTATTTTTTCTGGAAAGTAAAATACAAACTTTCACTAAAAGATGCAAGTAAAATAATAAAAACACCTAATACATTAATAGTTGTGTAATCATCTTTACTTATTGAAATAATGGATATTCCTATAAATGCGACGAGTGAACTTAACCAATTCCATTTTGAAAATTGCTCTTTTAAAAATATATAAGCTAAAGCACTAGAAAAAATAGGTGTTGTAGAGACTAGAATTCCAGATATACCTGCACTAATTAAAGTTTCACCAAAATTTAAAGCTGTGTGATAAATCACAAATCCACAAAATCCTAAAATAAAAATAACAGGGATATCTCTTAGTTCAGGGGTAGGCAATTTCTTTATAATTACGAACGGCAAGAGAATTATTGTTGCTAAAATTAAACGAAATGCCGACAATGATTCTGCACTAAAATCATTTAACGCAATCTTTATCATTGGAAATGCAGATCCCCACAAGATGATAGTAAATAAATATGATAGAAAAGTAGTGTCTCGAAGCTTATTCATTAATATCATCACTCCTTTAATTATGTATTCCTATATTAAAAAATATGATTTAAAATGAGTACAACCAATTTTGAATGGATTTACCTATCCAATTTTAAAAGGGAGGGAGAAGATGGCGAAATATAAAGATATTGCTAGTGACATCAGAGATAAAATAATCGCAGGGGATTGGTTTTATGGAATGAAGATACCTTCACAGAGGCAGTTGGCGATACAGTACAACGTAAATAGAGTAACGATTATTAAAAGTATTGAGTTATTAGAAGCTGAAGGATTTATCTATACTAAAGTGGGGAGTGGAACATATGTTAATGACTATTTGAACGAAGCACATATTACAAATAAGTGGTCTGAAATGATGTTATGGTCTTCTCGACAAAGAAGTCATTATACTGTGCAATTAATTAATAAAATTGAGACAGATGATTCGTATATACATATAAGTAAAGGTGAATTGGGTATATCGTTAATGCCTCATATTCAATTAAAAAAAGCCATGTCTAATACAGCAAGTCATATTGAAGACTTATCATTTGGTTATAATAATGGCTATGGTTATATCAAGCTGAGAGATATCATCGCTGAACGATTGTCAAAGCAAGGTATAAATGTAGGTAGAGAAAATGTAATGATTACTTCAGGAGCTTTACATGCCATTCAACTTTTATCTATTGGATTTTTAGGTCA harbors:
- a CDS encoding DMT family transporter — protein: MNKLRDTTFLSYLFTIILWGSAFPMIKIALNDFSAESLSAFRLILATIILLPFVIIKKLPTPELRDIPVIFILGFCGFVIYHTALNFGETLISAGISGILVSTTPIFSSALAYIFLKEQFSKWNWLSSLVAFIGISIISISKDDYTTINVLGVFIILLASFSESLYFTFQKKYIEKYGFIAFTLYTIMASSPFMLIFIPEIINDIHGATFTSIVSVLYLAIFPTIIPYILLAYIVKSVGVSDATMSLYLTPIVSLLLSYLLLDELPTTLAIIGGLITLLGVSLSNFFQNA
- a CDS encoding Na/Pi cotransporter family protein, which translates into the protein MSVTEVIFSFLGGLGIFLYGLKIMGDGLQASAGDRLRDILNKFTSNPVLGVIAGIVVTILIQSSSGTTVITIGLVTAGFMTLKQAIGVIMGANIGTTVTAFIIGIDLGEYAMPILALGAFLIFFFKRSKINNIGRILFGFGSLFFGLEFMGDAVKPLASLDGFKQLMLDMSSNPILAVIVGAGLTALVQSSSATIGILQEFYQQDLISLNAAIPVLLGDNIGTTITAILASLAGSIAAKRAALVHVIFNLIGVIIFTIFLPVVIHLISLLQDVWHLKPAMTIAVSHGIFNITNTLIQLPFVAGLAWIVTKLVPGKDIADDYKPQHLNKDLVYHAPGVALQETQKELQNVGQIVLSMFEDIREITKDDKKLIKKLEQKHQAVETINDSIRNYLVRISTKAITKADVERLAVMFDVNRSILKVAELTEEYVAQLKRQHDEDIRITEDAQRGMDKLFNHVAESFDKAIDMLDVYDKTKKDEIVERSRESFNIEHKLRKGHIKRLNRGECTTKGGLLYIDMIGVLERIGYHSRNVSEALVGLNDDVPTDEEIATTEI